Proteins from one Pseudomonas sp. KBS0710 genomic window:
- a CDS encoding glutathione S-transferase family protein: MGLLIEGHWKDQWYESSADGAFQREQAQRRNWVTADGEPGPSGDGGFKAEAGRYHLYVSLACPWAHRTLILRKLKGLESLIDVSVVSWLMLENGWTFDKAHGSTGDKLDGFDFMHQRYTADTADYTGRVTVPVLWDKKLQRIVSNESAEIIRMFNSAFNGLTGNTLDFYPEALRPTIDTLNERIYPAVNNGVYRAGFATSQQAYESAFDDVFAELDHLEQHLAEQRYLAGEYLTEADVRLFTTLIRFDAVYYSHFKCNLRRIADYPNLSNWLRELYQWPGVAETVDFVHIKGHYYASHRTINPTGIVPKGPLQRFDAEHDRARLTGKGVWN; encoded by the coding sequence ATGGGTTTGCTGATCGAAGGACACTGGAAAGACCAGTGGTACGAAAGTAGCGCAGACGGCGCATTCCAGCGCGAGCAGGCGCAACGCCGCAACTGGGTGACCGCCGATGGCGAGCCTGGCCCCAGCGGCGACGGCGGTTTCAAGGCCGAAGCCGGTCGTTACCACCTGTATGTGTCCCTGGCTTGCCCGTGGGCCCATCGCACACTGATCCTGCGCAAACTCAAGGGTTTGGAAAGCTTGATCGACGTGTCCGTGGTCAGTTGGCTCATGCTGGAAAACGGCTGGACCTTCGACAAGGCCCACGGCTCCACCGGTGACAAGCTCGACGGTTTCGACTTCATGCACCAGCGCTACACCGCAGACACCGCCGATTACACCGGGCGTGTCACCGTGCCGGTACTGTGGGACAAAAAGCTGCAGCGCATCGTCAGCAATGAATCGGCAGAGATCATCCGCATGTTCAACAGCGCGTTTAACGGGCTGACCGGCAATACCCTGGATTTCTACCCCGAAGCCCTGCGCCCGACGATCGATACGCTGAACGAGCGTATCTACCCCGCCGTAAACAATGGCGTGTACCGCGCAGGTTTTGCCACCTCGCAGCAGGCGTATGAGAGTGCGTTTGATGATGTGTTTGCCGAACTGGACCACTTGGAACAGCACCTGGCTGAGCAGCGCTACCTGGCCGGTGAATACCTGACCGAAGCCGATGTGCGGCTGTTCACCACGCTGATTCGCTTTGATGCGGTGTATTACAGCCACTTCAAATGCAACCTGCGGCGGATTGCCGACTATCCGAATTTGTCGAACTGGCTAAGGGAGCTGTATCAGTGGCCAGGCGTGGCCGAGACGGTGGATTTTGTGCATATCAAGGGGCACTACTATGCGAGCCATCGCACGATCAACCCGACCGGGATTGTGCCGAAGGGGCCGTTGCAGAGGTTTGATGCCGAGCATGATAGGGCGCGATTGACCGGCAAAGGTGTCTGGAACTGA